The bacterium genome includes a window with the following:
- a CDS encoding AMP-binding protein gives MAKPDSAVQDDAEALGAVREARLRRTVELCGRAHPFYRERFKTLGLAPEDIRTLEDLEKLPLTQKADYMAGPEQFRLDPARLADLPFEERTLWNVAYTTGTTSGKPSPFFNNTHDQYHILLQARICNEAEGLRTGDLIANLYPLSPMPLGGFLCCVRSAEIMGLPIVSALTGSPHPEYPVRRSLDEAVDCVAAASPTVIWGVPSFARRFLRRARERDVSLPRVRMVLTTGEAVGKGLYEEYMDHLRHFGAADPQVRARYAATEMQGGLIQCCNGAAPHNVVPDLYFLEVVDPETGRRLPEGEEGQIALTHLHRRGTVFLRYLVGDLIGLKTEACPHCGRYGERIVQMPRRTGDLVKVKGMLLNPDIVFEMLAADRSVREYQIVIRKSDPADPDSMDELRIRLEADDSEQERLSREIPEKVRKAVMVRPDVEFAASGEIHDPMKQVKARRLVDERKK, from the coding sequence ATGGCGAAACCGGATTCGGCGGTGCAAGATGATGCAGAAGCCCTGGGAGCGGTCCGCGAGGCGCGGCTCCGCCGGACGGTGGAACTTTGCGGCCGGGCGCATCCCTTCTACCGGGAGCGCTTCAAAACGCTGGGTCTTGCGCCGGAGGACATCCGGACGCTGGAGGATCTGGAAAAGCTCCCGCTCACCCAAAAAGCGGACTACATGGCGGGCCCCGAGCAGTTCCGCCTCGACCCGGCCCGGCTGGCGGATTTGCCCTTCGAGGAGCGCACGCTCTGGAACGTGGCCTACACCACGGGCACCACGAGCGGAAAGCCCTCCCCTTTTTTCAACAATACCCATGACCAGTACCACATTCTCCTTCAGGCCCGGATCTGCAACGAGGCCGAAGGCCTGCGGACAGGCGATCTGATCGCGAATCTCTATCCACTCTCCCCGATGCCGCTTGGCGGCTTTCTGTGCTGCGTCCGTTCGGCGGAGATCATGGGGCTGCCCATCGTGAGCGCCCTGACGGGAAGCCCGCACCCGGAGTACCCGGTGCGCCGCTCGCTGGATGAGGCGGTGGATTGCGTGGCGGCGGCGAGCCCGACCGTCATCTGGGGGGTGCCGAGCTTCGCCCGGCGGTTCTTGCGGCGGGCCCGCGAGCGGGATGTTTCGCTCCCCCGGGTCCGAATGGTTTTGACGACGGGCGAGGCGGTCGGAAAGGGGCTGTATGAGGAATACATGGATCATCTCCGCCATTTCGGGGCGGCCGACCCGCAGGTGCGGGCGCGCTACGCCGCGACCGAGATGCAGGGCGGGTTGATCCAGTGCTGCAACGGGGCGGCCCCGCACAACGTGGTGCCCGATCTGTATTTCCTGGAGGTGGTGGACCCGGAGACGGGCCGGCGCCTTCCCGAGGGGGAGGAGGGGCAGATCGCCCTGACCCATCTGCACCGGCGGGGGACGGTCTTTCTCCGCTACCTCGTTGGAGACCTCATCGGCCTCAAGACCGAGGCCTGTCCCCATTGCGGCCGCTACGGGGAGCGTATTGTGCAGATGCCGCGCCGCACGGGCGATCTGGTGAAGGTGAAGGGGATGCTCCTGAACCCCGATATTGTTTTCGAGATGCTGGCCGCCGACCGGAGCGTGCGCGAGTACCAGATCGTGATTCGCAAGAGCGATCCGGCCGACCCCGATTCGATGGATGAGCTGCGCATCCGCCTGGAGGCGGACGACTCTGAGCAAGAGCGGCTCTCGCGGGAGATCCCCGAGAAGGTACGCAAGGCGGTGATGGTGCGGCCGGATGTGGAGTTTGCGGCCTCGGGCGAGATTCACGACCCGATGAAGCAGGTCAAGGCCCGGCGGCTGGTGGATGAGCGGAAGAAGTAG
- a CDS encoding cytochrome c, giving the protein MQKGVVAAAALAAGFGTLLYVTGSLGPKAPPAPARSPAASAPAPAVSMAAGKALYAVSCLECHGEKGAGNDKGPPLVHLYYAPGHHSDQAFTLAVRRGARQHHWRFGDMEPIPGLSDAEIALIARYVRGLQRQAGIF; this is encoded by the coding sequence ATGCAAAAAGGGGTTGTCGCGGCCGCCGCTCTGGCGGCCGGATTCGGGACTCTGTTGTATGTTACCGGCTCTTTGGGCCCGAAGGCGCCGCCAGCGCCGGCACGTTCTCCGGCCGCTTCTGCTCCGGCGCCCGCTGTCTCGATGGCGGCGGGGAAGGCACTGTACGCAGTCAGCTGCCTGGAGTGCCACGGAGAGAAGGGCGCCGGAAACGACAAGGGTCCTCCCTTGGTGCACCTCTACTATGCGCCCGGCCATCATTCCGATCAGGCGTTTACGCTGGCGGTTCGCCGCGGCGCCCGGCAGCACCACTGGCGCTTCGGCGACATGGAGCCCATTCCCGGCCTGAGCGATGCGGAGATTGCGCTGATCGCCCGGTATGTTCGTGGCCTTCAACGGCAGGCGGGAATTTTTTAA
- a CDS encoding M20/M25/M40 family metallo-hydrolase — protein MTHPDFERAARHITPDALRQTLTAMVDIPSPTGGEGPMAEYLEGRLRAAGCRTFLQELSPGRPNTAGVREGSGGGVNLLFTGHMDTSYDGNEDYLTGEGFKPRAVHRDGWVWGLGANNMKSGLAGALVALEAIAKEDISLRGDITLAGVCGEIEKAAIEEFQGESFSGYGTGTRHLILHGVTADFAVLAEPTGLRVSNANMGCIWAQITAQGTVSHSVFTSRPGISNAIEEIHRIQSAVTEWAKDYESRHVCMGERPNVTIAAIRGGLPWRLSRNPIACSLYLDIRTVPGQTLDEIKRELRVLLQNVARESGGPEAALSFYVNDPATIIDPESPIIRAMQEANAAVTGAPAELLMRRPAADSTHLNRYDIPCAVYGPGGRMHPDAKKKGLMHATGEHVFVEDMVVAAKVYLACALALCSQAPGKVGLA, from the coding sequence ATGACCCATCCCGATTTCGAGCGCGCCGCCCGGCACATCACGCCGGACGCCCTGCGGCAAACCTTGACGGCAATGGTGGATATCCCCAGCCCGACCGGCGGCGAGGGCCCGATGGCCGAATATCTCGAGGGCAGGCTCCGCGCCGCCGGCTGCCGGACCTTCCTGCAAGAGCTCAGCCCCGGAAGGCCCAACACCGCGGGGGTGCGCGAGGGCAGCGGCGGCGGCGTCAATCTTCTTTTCACCGGCCACATGGACACCTCCTACGACGGGAACGAGGACTATCTCACCGGCGAGGGCTTCAAGCCGCGTGCGGTGCACCGCGACGGATGGGTCTGGGGCCTCGGGGCCAACAACATGAAAAGCGGCCTGGCGGGCGCCCTCGTGGCGCTGGAAGCCATCGCGAAAGAGGACATCTCCCTGCGCGGCGACATCACCCTGGCCGGGGTGTGCGGTGAGATCGAAAAGGCGGCCATCGAGGAGTTTCAGGGCGAGTCCTTCTCGGGCTACGGCACGGGAACGCGCCATCTCATCCTCCACGGCGTCACCGCCGATTTCGCCGTTCTGGCCGAGCCGACCGGCCTTCGCGTCTCCAACGCGAACATGGGCTGCATCTGGGCCCAGATCACCGCGCAGGGAACAGTCTCGCACAGCGTGTTCACCTCCCGGCCCGGCATCTCGAACGCCATCGAGGAAATCCACCGCATCCAAAGCGCCGTGACGGAATGGGCGAAGGACTACGAATCGCGCCATGTGTGCATGGGCGAGCGGCCCAACGTGACGATCGCCGCCATCCGGGGCGGGCTCCCCTGGCGCCTCTCGCGAAATCCCATCGCGTGCAGCCTCTATCTCGACATCCGCACAGTGCCGGGCCAGACTCTCGATGAGATCAAGCGCGAGCTCAGGGTGCTTCTCCAAAATGTCGCCCGGGAGAGCGGGGGCCCGGAGGCCGCGCTTTCTTTCTACGTCAACGATCCGGCGACGATCATCGATCCCGAAAGCCCCATCATCCGCGCCATGCAGGAGGCGAACGCGGCGGTCACCGGCGCCCCGGCCGAGCTGTTGATGCGGCGGCCTGCCGCCGATTCCACGCATCTCAACCGCTACGATATTCCCTGCGCGGTGTACGGGCCCGGCGGAAGGATGCACCCGGACGCCAAGAAGAAGGGGCTGATGCACGCGACGGGCGAGCATGTATTCGTCGAGGACATGGTGGTGGCGGCCAAGGTGTACCTCGCCTGCGCCCTCGCGCTGTGCAGCCAAGCGCCCGGGAAGGTGGGGCTCGCCTGA
- a CDS encoding universal stress protein, with translation MIFHPRKVLIPLDMSEVSPEVLKAGMEIANKWEAAVVALHVAPEPEYLLREMSELEKTQRIHETKIKEDEHQRLEDTLSGMLRKAEAGATAKAIVVWGGDPASDIVQFAGAGEFDLIVMGTHGRNGVSRMVIGSVAEKVIRTAPCPVFVIREKKPAPEGAAGVERGVTVH, from the coding sequence ATGATTTTCCATCCGAGAAAAGTTTTGATTCCCCTGGATATGTCCGAGGTGAGCCCGGAGGTGCTCAAGGCCGGGATGGAGATCGCAAATAAATGGGAGGCTGCTGTCGTGGCGCTCCATGTTGCGCCCGAGCCCGAGTATCTCTTGCGCGAGATGTCCGAGTTGGAGAAGACGCAGAGAATCCACGAAACCAAGATCAAGGAAGACGAGCACCAAAGGCTCGAAGATACGCTCTCCGGCATGCTCCGCAAGGCGGAAGCCGGCGCGACGGCGAAGGCAATCGTGGTATGGGGCGGCGATCCGGCCAGCGATATCGTGCAGTTTGCGGGCGCAGGAGAATTCGACCTCATCGTGATGGGCACCCACGGGCGCAATGGAGTGAGCCGCATGGTGATCGGAAGCGTGGCGGAGAAGGTGATCCGCACCGCGCCGTGTCCGGTCTTTGTCATTCGGGAGAAGAAGCCCGCCCCGGAGGGGGCCGCCGGAGTGGAAAGGGGGGTGACGGTTCACTGA